A region from the Vicia villosa cultivar HV-30 ecotype Madison, WI linkage group LG3, Vvil1.0, whole genome shotgun sequence genome encodes:
- the LOC131660706 gene encoding 3-ketoacyl-CoA synthase 10-like has product MATNERDMFSAEIVNRGIESSGPNAGSLTFSVRVRRRLPDFLQSVNLKYVKLGYHYLINHGVYLFTVPILLLVFSAEIGSLSKEDLWKKIWDDATYDLASVLSSLAVFVFTFTLYFMSKPRPIYLIDFACYQPDDELKVSRDQLIELARSSGKFDQESLDFQKRIVMSSGIGDETYIPKSIASSENTATMKEGRAEASMVMFGALDELFEKTGIRPKDVGVLVVNCSIFNPTPSLSAMIINHYKMRGNILSYNLGGMGCSAGIIAVDLARDILQSNPSNYAVVVSTEMVGFNWYQGKERSMLIPNCFFRMGCSAVLLSNRRRDYSRAKYRLEHIVRTHKGADDRSFRCVYQEEDDQKFKGIKISKDLIEIGGEALKTNITTLGPLVLPFSEQLIFFATLVWRNLFGGGKKSDKNSTSSSSLSTNKPYIPNYKLAFEHFCVHAASKAILDELQKNLELSDKNMEASRMTLHRFGNTSSSSIWYELAYMEAKEKVKRGDRVWQLAFGSGFKCNSAVWRSMGRVAKPTSRNPWLDCINAYPAQLN; this is encoded by the exons atggCTACTAATGAACGTGACATGTTCTCCGCTGAGATTGTGAACCGTGGTATCGAATCCTCAGGTCCGAACGCCGGTTCATTGACGTTCTCCGTGAGGGTTCGAAGACGGTTACCGGACTTTCTTCAGTCTGTTAACCTGAAGTATGTCAAACTAGGTTATCATTATCTTATAAACCATGGTGTTTATTTGTTCACTGTGCCAATCCTACTTTTGGTGTTTAGTGCTGAGATTGGTAGTTTGAGTAAAGAAGATCTTTGGAAGAAGATTTGGGATGATGCAACCTATGATCTTGCTTCTGTTCTCTCTTCTCTTGCTGTTTTTGTTTTCACTTTCACTCTTTACTTCATGTCGAAGCCTCGTCCTATTTATCTCATTGATTTTGCTTGCTATCAACCAGATGATGAACTCAAG GTATCAAGGGACCAATTGATAGAGCTAGCAAGATCATCAGGAAAATTTGACCAAGAAAGTCTAGATTTTCAAAAAAGGATAGTAATGTCATCAGGAATAGGAGATGAAACCTACATTCCAAAATCAATAGCATCAAGTGAAAACACAGCAACAATGAAAGAAGGTAGAGCTGAAGCATCAATGGTTATGTTTGGAGCACTTGACGAACTCTTTGAGAAAACCGGAATTAGGCCAAAAGATGTTGGTGTTCTTGTAGTAAACTGCAGTATATTCAATCCAACACCATCACTATCAGCTATGATTATAAATCATTATAAGATGAGAGGAAATATTCTGAGTTATAATCTTGGTGGTATGGGATGTAGTGCTGGAATTATTGCTGTTGATTTGGCTAGGGATATTCTTCAATCTAACCCTAGTAACTATGCTGTAGTTGTGAGTACTGAAATGGTTGGATTTAACTGGTATCAAGGAAAAGAAAGATCTATGCTTATTCCTAATTGCTTCTTTCGTATGGGTTGCTCCGCGGTTTTGCTCTCTAATCGTCGTCGCGATTATAGCCGTGCGAAGTATCGTCTTGAACACATTGTTCGTACTCATAAAGGCGCTGATGATCGCAGTTTCAG GTGTGTGTACCAAGAGGAAGATGATCAAAAGTTCAAGGGAATTAAGATAAGCAAAGACTTGATCGAAATCGGCGGAGAAGCTTTGAAAACCAACATCACAACCCTAGGGCCATTAGTCCTCCCATTTTCCGAGCAGCTTATTTTCTTTGCAACCCTAGTTTGGAGGAACTTATTTGGAGGAGGCAAAAAATCTGATAAGAACTCAACATCCTCATCCTCATTATCAACAAACAAGCCCTACATTCCTAACTACAAACTCGCATTCGAGCATTTCTGCGTGCACGCTGCAAGCAAAGCAATCCTCGACGAGCTTCAAAAGAATCTCGAACTGAGTGACAAAAACATGGAAGCTTCAAGAATGACGCTGCACCGATTCGGCAACACTTCTAGCAGCAGCATTTGGTATGAGCTTGCTTATATGGAAGCTAAGGAGAAGGTGAAAAGAGGAGACCGTGTTTGGCAGCTTGCATTTGGTTCTGGATTCAAGTGTAACAGTGCTGTTTGGCGTTCAATGGGACGAGTTGCAAAACCAACTTCTAGGAACCCTTGGCTTGACTGCATCAATGCATATCCTGCTCAACTCAATTGA